The Geotalea uraniireducens Rf4 genome window below encodes:
- a CDS encoding nitroreductase family protein, which yields MGVISSLGDAPGNPVIDRNSCTACGACAAICPLEVLTQTATGIAIDNAAMFGCIACGQCMMVCPAHCISVTGRRLHPDDIVDLPMLESRADADQLAALLLARRSIRKFTGDDVPRLVIDQVLAVAATAPMGIPPWEVGVTVFHGRDKVAELARDTADSYRGFLKLFDNAAMKQLSRLFMKKSVWQQFQSFILPLGRILVKGKERGTDYVFYNAPAALMFHSSPYCDSADAIIACTYAMIAAESLGLGTCMIGCSAPVVGRRRDLLKKYGLPEGNSPKIILIMGYHASPHRKAIRRSFQSLNYY from the coding sequence ATGGGTGTCATATCCAGTCTCGGCGATGCGCCGGGCAATCCGGTCATCGACAGGAACTCCTGCACGGCATGCGGCGCGTGTGCAGCCATCTGCCCGCTCGAAGTCCTGACACAAACGGCCACCGGGATCGCCATCGACAATGCCGCCATGTTCGGTTGCATTGCCTGTGGTCAATGCATGATGGTCTGCCCTGCACATTGCATCAGCGTTACGGGACGCAGGCTGCATCCGGACGATATTGTCGATCTCCCCATGCTCGAATCCCGGGCGGATGCGGATCAGTTGGCAGCGCTGCTGCTGGCACGGCGGAGCATACGTAAATTTACCGGGGATGACGTTCCGCGCCTGGTGATCGACCAAGTGCTGGCAGTTGCGGCTACGGCACCGATGGGGATACCCCCCTGGGAGGTTGGCGTGACCGTCTTTCATGGGCGGGACAAGGTCGCCGAACTGGCAAGGGACACGGCCGACTCGTATCGGGGTTTTTTGAAGCTGTTCGACAACGCTGCCATGAAACAGCTTTCCAGGCTGTTCATGAAAAAAAGCGTCTGGCAGCAGTTCCAGAGCTTCATCCTGCCGCTGGGCCGTATTCTGGTCAAAGGCAAGGAACGAGGGACGGACTATGTTTTCTACAACGCGCCGGCGGCCCTCATGTTTCATTCCTCACCCTATTGTGACAGCGCTGATGCAATAATCGCCTGCACCTATGCCATGATTGCCGCCGAATCCCTGGGGCTGGGGACCTGTATGATCGGCTGCTCGGCTCCTGTAGTGGGGCGACGACGGGATTTGTTGAAAAAATATGGGCTTCCCGAGGGGAATTCGCCGAAGATCATCCTGATCATGGGCTATCACGCCAGTCCGCACCGGAAGGCCATTCGCCGCTCATTCCAGTCGTTGAACTACTACTGA
- a CDS encoding ATP-binding protein, translating to MKISFPFLKKQHESFSTRIFFLFNIFIIVISVSFTAFFFQQQRKALKQGLTNEGVLLAKLLAYNSRLGVYVENEELLSDAVDGIVRHKEVLFVSIHTLTGTPLKEQGRKPSARAGETAASNWQAKADLLKINREPLVVEGVDTFEFLAPVVSSPAYASEEALLTDESPFKPKERIIGFVRLILDKKFLDQRLQTLLFTSILLALVFLVSGSIITYLIVKGITQPLNRLTAGVKALGTGGTFNKIPVETRDEIGNLATAFNTMSESLQNREAEKQHLEEQLRHSQKMEAIGTLAGGVAHDFNNLLTVITGFGNLMQMNLQEDTQLMTYADQILIASDRAAVLTKRLLTFSRNQIINPSPMNINVIIKSLENILVRVISEDVEFKVDLGGENLTVMTDSGLIDQIIINLAANARDAMPNGGMLTIRTNIAELGGESLSPGDHGKPGKYALITVTDTGSGMEEETVERIFEPFFTTKEVGKGTGLGLSMVYGLVKQHKGVIRVESALGRGTTFRIYLPLIESSAEEKKSETLCFPKGNNETLLVAEDDKLVMGLTREILGKHGYRIIEAADGEDAVAKFTENADRIEMVLLDVIMPKKNGKEVFEEIKKIKPGIKTLFMSGYTNDIIAGKGVIEEGINFISKPVQPGELLHKIKEVLQQ from the coding sequence ATGAAAATATCCTTCCCATTTTTAAAAAAACAGCATGAGAGTTTCAGCACAAGGATATTCTTCCTTTTCAACATTTTCATCATAGTTATTTCCGTGTCGTTCACCGCATTCTTTTTCCAGCAGCAGCGCAAGGCTCTGAAACAAGGCCTGACGAATGAAGGGGTGTTGCTTGCCAAGCTCCTGGCGTACAATTCAAGGCTTGGCGTCTATGTCGAAAATGAGGAACTGCTGAGTGACGCCGTTGACGGCATCGTACGGCACAAGGAAGTGCTGTTCGTTTCGATACATACCCTGACGGGAACCCCCCTGAAGGAGCAAGGGCGAAAGCCTTCCGCAAGGGCCGGTGAAACGGCTGCATCCAATTGGCAAGCCAAGGCTGATCTGCTGAAAATAAACCGGGAGCCCCTTGTCGTGGAAGGCGTCGACACCTTCGAATTCCTGGCGCCGGTGGTTTCAAGCCCGGCTTATGCATCGGAAGAGGCCCTGCTTACAGATGAAAGCCCCTTTAAACCCAAAGAGCGCATCATCGGCTTTGTGCGGCTCATTCTCGACAAAAAATTTCTCGACCAGCGGCTGCAGACCCTCCTGTTTACCAGCATTCTCCTGGCGCTTGTCTTCCTGGTATCCGGCTCGATCATCACCTATCTCATCGTAAAGGGAATCACCCAGCCGCTCAACAGGTTGACGGCAGGGGTCAAGGCCCTGGGGACCGGCGGGACTTTCAATAAGATACCGGTCGAGACCAGGGATGAAATCGGCAACCTGGCAACCGCCTTCAACACCATGTCCGAGTCTCTGCAAAACAGGGAAGCCGAGAAACAGCACCTTGAAGAACAACTCCGCCATTCGCAAAAGATGGAAGCCATCGGTACGCTTGCGGGCGGCGTTGCCCATGACTTCAACAACCTCCTCACCGTTATAACGGGTTTCGGCAATCTCATGCAGATGAATCTGCAAGAAGACACCCAATTAATGACCTACGCCGACCAGATACTAATTGCAAGCGACCGTGCGGCGGTTCTTACCAAGAGGCTTCTTACGTTCAGCAGAAATCAGATCATCAATCCCAGCCCGATGAATATCAACGTGATCATCAAGAGCCTGGAAAACATATTGGTGAGGGTTATCAGCGAGGATGTGGAGTTTAAAGTCGATCTGGGCGGAGAAAATCTGACCGTCATGACCGATTCCGGCTTGATCGACCAGATAATCATAAACCTGGCCGCCAATGCCCGTGATGCAATGCCCAATGGCGGAATGCTGACGATCCGGACAAATATTGCCGAGCTGGGCGGGGAATCACTGTCGCCGGGCGACCACGGAAAACCAGGGAAGTACGCACTGATAACGGTCACAGATACGGGTTCGGGAATGGAAGAAGAAACCGTGGAAAGAATCTTTGAACCCTTCTTCACCACCAAAGAGGTCGGCAAGGGAACGGGACTGGGACTTTCGATGGTCTACGGATTAGTCAAGCAGCATAAAGGTGTCATAAGAGTCGAAAGCGCACTTGGCCGTGGGACAACCTTCCGGATATATCTTCCATTAATCGAGTCATCGGCAGAGGAAAAAAAATCGGAAACCTTATGCTTTCCCAAGGGCAATAATGAAACATTATTGGTGGCAGAGGACGACAAACTGGTCATGGGACTTACCAGGGAGATACTGGGAAAGCATGGCTACAGGATAATCGAAGCAGCAGACGGGGAAGATGCGGTCGCTAAATTCACGGAAAATGCAGACAGAATCGAGATGGTTTTACTTGACGTCATCATGCCGAAAAAAAACGGCAAAGAAGTCTTCGAGGAGATAAAAAAGATAAAGCCCGGCATCAAGACCCTCTTTATGAGCGGCTACACAAACGACATCATAGCCGGCAAAGGGGTCATTGAAGAGGGGATAAACTTCATCTCAAAACCGGTCCAGCCCGGCGAGCTTTTGCATAAAATAAAAGAAGTGCTGCAGCAATGA
- a CDS encoding FmdB family zinc ribbon protein yields MPIYEYRCEKCAKNFSVIMHIAEHDKGEMTCPECKGTSVVQQYTAFYAKTSKKS; encoded by the coding sequence ATGCCAATCTACGAGTATCGCTGCGAAAAGTGTGCAAAGAACTTTTCGGTCATCATGCACATTGCGGAGCACGACAAGGGGGAGATGACCTGCCCCGAGTGCAAGGGGACCTCGGTCGTGCAGCAGTACACAGCCTTCTACGCGAAGACGAGCAAGAAGAGCTAA
- a CDS encoding outer membrane lipoprotein-sorting protein translates to MFKNLLTGTAIILFTAMAQAADVKTLLRQADSYRLEFDSMQVETEVQLFKSGKLDKERLYAVYLKAGRRSLVIMQSPGEKGQKVLMLGDAFWQIMPQSQRPIRITPMQKLLGDASVGDIATMNWSEDYDGMVAGEVVVGDIPCLHLTLSARSKGVSYQRIELYLAKQGARPVKAELYVASDRIAKQATFAVERVHGRPRVTAMTITDQIQIGRETVIRYLSRKPRTIPDEYYNPMFLTRNDIKE, encoded by the coding sequence ATGTTTAAAAACCTACTTACAGGCACAGCGATCATCCTTTTCACGGCAATGGCGCAGGCCGCCGATGTCAAGACGCTCCTCAGGCAGGCGGACAGCTATCGCCTGGAATTCGACTCCATGCAGGTGGAGACCGAGGTACAACTGTTCAAGTCCGGCAAACTGGACAAGGAGCGGCTCTATGCAGTCTATCTCAAAGCCGGCCGCCGCTCCCTGGTGATCATGCAATCCCCCGGAGAGAAGGGGCAGAAGGTGCTGATGCTCGGCGACGCGTTCTGGCAGATCATGCCCCAAAGCCAGCGGCCGATCCGGATCACACCGATGCAAAAGCTCCTGGGCGATGCCTCGGTGGGAGACATCGCGACCATGAACTGGAGTGAGGATTACGACGGGATGGTTGCGGGAGAAGTCGTGGTGGGTGATATCCCCTGCCTGCACCTGACTCTCTCCGCACGAAGCAAGGGGGTGAGCTACCAACGGATCGAGCTCTATCTGGCGAAACAGGGGGCCAGACCGGTCAAGGCCGAACTGTATGTGGCTTCGGACCGGATCGCCAAACAGGCCACCTTTGCCGTCGAGCGTGTCCACGGTCGCCCCCGGGTGACCGCCATGACGATCACAGACCAGATTCAGATCGGACGAGAAACAGTCATCCGCTATCTGTCCCGGAAGCCACGGACCATCCCGGATGAGTATTACAACCCGATGTTCCTGACACGGAACGACATCAAGGAATGA
- a CDS encoding ABC transporter substrate-binding protein, translating to MVKIFSIIILSLTLFQETAAGSQEVVVVQSLRVKPYDDALRGFKSVYAGKIKKLILPETEGADAVRTVREAKPGMILAIGAEALAKVRRIKDIPIVYLMVLNPHAPLQGEENITGVSMSIPPEKQLAALQKVLPNVRRVGLLYDPAKTGFLVKKAQLAARAAGIELVAKEVHRPKDVPELANSMKEHIQAFWMFPDTTVVTPETVNFLLLFSMENRIPMFAFSNKYVEAGALMSLDIDAFNLGKQAGEAAGKILSGADVREILRFDAKNAVLTINVKTAKKMGITVSDEVMTKARKVR from the coding sequence ATGGTTAAAATTTTTTCGATAATAATACTTTCACTGACACTCTTTCAGGAAACGGCGGCAGGCTCCCAGGAAGTCGTGGTTGTCCAGAGCCTCAGGGTCAAACCGTATGATGACGCCCTGCGGGGCTTCAAATCCGTGTATGCCGGCAAGATCAAAAAGCTGATCCTCCCGGAAACGGAAGGAGCGGATGCCGTCAGGACGGTGCGCGAGGCAAAGCCGGGCATGATCCTCGCCATCGGGGCGGAAGCCCTGGCGAAGGTCAGAAGGATCAAAGACATACCCATCGTTTATCTCATGGTATTGAATCCGCACGCCCCCCTCCAGGGTGAAGAGAACATCACCGGCGTCAGCATGAGTATTCCTCCGGAAAAGCAGTTAGCAGCGCTACAGAAGGTCCTGCCCAATGTCCGGAGAGTCGGGCTCCTCTATGACCCGGCCAAAACCGGCTTTCTTGTCAAAAAAGCGCAGCTTGCCGCCAGGGCAGCGGGCATCGAGCTTGTGGCAAAGGAAGTGCACAGGCCGAAGGATGTCCCGGAGCTGGCAAACAGCATGAAGGAGCATATCCAGGCTTTCTGGATGTTCCCCGACACCACGGTGGTTACACCGGAAACCGTCAATTTCCTGCTTCTCTTTTCCATGGAAAACAGGATACCCATGTTCGCCTTTTCCAACAAATACGTGGAGGCGGGAGCTCTGATGTCCCTGGACATAGACGCTTTCAACCTGGGGAAACAGGCCGGGGAAGCGGCCGGGAAAATATTGTCCGGCGCCGATGTAAGGGAAATTCTTAGGTTCGATGCAAAGAACGCGGTTTTGACGATCAATGTCAAGACGGCAAAAAAAATGGGTATAACCGTCAGCGATGAAGTCATGACCAAGGCCAGGAAGGTGAGGTAA
- a CDS encoding transglycosylase domain-containing protein, with product MILGLFLVLCLVPSARAQESIATYPLLPSAYTSIKVFDREGRFVGRIMPEKRYWVSIDRIPAFLQKAVVAVEDSRFYEHGGIDIRGIARALVKDVVKGKLAEGGSTITQQLIKNKYLSGEKTIDRKLKEGLMAVEFEKKYTKKQILEMYLNEIYYGNGAWGIAQAVRLYFDKRPEELTDAECALLAGVPKNPGRYNPLGKPANVAGRRDVVLKRMAELKIITPRQKQKLRGQRVTFTQPGQAPYYTAHVRNKLIERYGKEIVEQGGLEVTAAMDLNLQKLAEKTLREGVKRISPQLQGALVSLDPATGDLLAAVGGVDFSKSGYDRAFYARRQPGSAIKPLIYAAALEKGITAASIWNDTPAAYNRGNNEIWQPLNYGREQYGELSLRQALAYSNNVVTVKLLETIGVPYFVDFAGKTGLPLRAQNGLSLALGTDEVTLHDLVRAYTPLANGGLRTEPRTIIRIYDRNRRAWAENPPLVTPALSPAAAFVTTRMLKDVMVYGTAKSLKKFSQEHPSAGKTGTTDDYRDAWFVGYTPQVITGIWVGYDKPRPGGKGFTGGAVAAPIWERFMRTALSARPAVDFPKPDTVVSVSIDPTTGYPANADCPEKRDEFYISGTQPTSNCPKHGGDPLNPITPPPTLPNAEGQQPVSSR from the coding sequence ATGATCTTAGGCCTTTTCCTTGTCTTATGCCTCGTCCCATCGGCCCGGGCCCAGGAATCAATCGCCACCTATCCCCTCCTGCCGTCCGCCTATACCTCCATTAAAGTCTTTGACAGAGAAGGGCGGTTCGTCGGCCGGATCATGCCGGAAAAAAGATACTGGGTTTCCATTGACCGTATTCCCGCTTTCCTGCAAAAGGCGGTGGTGGCTGTTGAGGACTCCCGCTTTTATGAACATGGCGGGATCGATATCCGCGGGATCGCACGTGCGTTGGTGAAGGATGTGGTGAAAGGGAAGCTGGCCGAGGGGGGATCGACGATCACCCAGCAACTGATCAAGAACAAGTATTTATCCGGGGAGAAGACCATCGACCGGAAGCTCAAGGAAGGCCTCATGGCCGTTGAGTTTGAAAAGAAGTACACAAAGAAGCAGATCCTGGAGATGTATTTAAACGAAATCTATTACGGGAATGGCGCCTGGGGGATTGCCCAGGCTGTCCGTCTCTATTTTGATAAAAGGCCGGAGGAGTTGACCGACGCGGAATGCGCCCTTTTGGCCGGAGTGCCGAAGAACCCGGGGCGCTACAATCCTTTGGGAAAACCGGCCAACGTAGCGGGGCGGAGGGATGTGGTCCTCAAACGGATGGCTGAGCTCAAAATCATCACTCCCCGGCAGAAGCAGAAACTGAGAGGCCAGCGCGTCACCTTTACCCAACCCGGTCAGGCCCCGTACTACACGGCGCATGTCCGCAACAAACTGATCGAGCGCTACGGCAAGGAGATCGTTGAACAGGGCGGGCTGGAAGTAACCGCGGCCATGGATCTGAACCTGCAAAAGCTGGCGGAAAAGACCTTGCGTGAAGGGGTTAAACGGATTTCGCCACAGCTGCAGGGCGCATTGGTGAGCCTGGACCCCGCTACAGGGGATCTGCTGGCGGCTGTCGGGGGAGTCGATTTCAGCAAGAGCGGCTATGACCGCGCCTTTTATGCCAGGCGTCAGCCCGGCTCGGCCATCAAACCGCTGATCTATGCCGCGGCCCTGGAAAAAGGGATTACTGCCGCCAGCATCTGGAACGATACGCCTGCAGCCTACAATCGTGGCAATAATGAAATCTGGCAGCCGCTGAACTATGGCAGGGAACAGTATGGGGAGCTTTCCCTCAGGCAGGCCCTGGCCTACTCGAACAATGTCGTTACGGTAAAGTTGCTGGAGACCATCGGGGTCCCGTATTTTGTCGATTTTGCCGGGAAAACTGGGCTGCCGTTACGGGCACAGAATGGTCTCTCCCTGGCTCTGGGCACGGATGAGGTCACCTTGCACGATCTGGTACGGGCTTACACCCCCTTGGCCAACGGTGGCTTGCGGACCGAACCACGAACCATTATCCGTATTTATGATCGCAATCGGCGGGCCTGGGCGGAAAATCCTCCGTTAGTCACCCCGGCCCTGTCGCCGGCTGCCGCCTTTGTCACAACCCGTATGCTTAAGGACGTCATGGTGTACGGCACCGCCAAATCTCTGAAAAAATTCAGTCAGGAACATCCGTCCGCAGGGAAGACCGGCACCACCGATGATTATCGGGATGCCTGGTTTGTAGGCTATACTCCACAGGTGATAACCGGCATCTGGGTGGGGTATGACAAGCCCCGGCCGGGGGGTAAAGGCTTTACGGGAGGGGCTGTCGCTGCCCCTATCTGGGAACGGTTCATGCGCACGGCGTTGTCCGCCAGACCTGCCGTTGACTTCCCGAAACCGGATACGGTCGTTTCCGTTTCCATTGACCCGACAACAGGCTATCCGGCGAATGCGGACTGTCCGGAAAAACGGGACGAGTTTTATATTTCGGGTACCCAGCCGACCTCGAACTGTCCCAAGCACGGCGGAGATCCCCTCAATCCGATAACTCCACCCCCGACTCTGCCGAATGCAGAAGGGCAGCAGCCTGTCAGCAGCCGGTAA
- a CDS encoding peptidylprolyl isomerase produces the protein MFRNLLLGITISILLAGPALAEEVNPVIGRVGDFVLREADLERLLSYQSPEALKKLQDDPAQRAEIVRQLLLTKAVAARSRKEGFDKKPEVKEELGYVIDNYLADQYLRKVVTADVAIPEEELKKYYAEHEKDFLISQSARVRHIYFEAAKDATPEVKEKAKAKAEAILKQLKEGADFAAVARASSEDADSASKGGDLGVLSPGKTNSKEFEKAAFALKAGETSPVVETPFGYHIIRVDERTDQRTASFDEAKDYIRTTLKGQFEQKKAREFLDKLAKEAGLEVVQQAPAATGDSKPQK, from the coding sequence ATGTTCAGAAACCTGCTGCTCGGCATCACCATTTCAATCCTACTGGCAGGACCGGCACTGGCAGAAGAGGTCAATCCGGTCATCGGCAGGGTGGGGGATTTTGTCCTTCGGGAAGCGGACCTGGAGCGACTGCTCAGCTATCAGTCGCCTGAGGCACTGAAGAAGTTGCAGGACGATCCGGCACAGCGCGCCGAAATCGTCAGGCAGCTGCTGCTGACGAAAGCGGTGGCAGCCCGTTCGAGGAAGGAAGGCTTCGACAAGAAGCCGGAGGTGAAGGAAGAACTCGGTTATGTGATCGACAACTACCTCGCCGACCAATATTTGCGCAAGGTCGTTACGGCCGATGTGGCGATCCCGGAGGAGGAACTGAAAAAGTACTATGCGGAACATGAAAAGGACTTCCTCATTTCCCAGAGTGCCAGGGTCCGTCATATTTATTTCGAGGCGGCGAAGGATGCCACCCCTGAGGTAAAGGAAAAGGCAAAGGCCAAAGCCGAGGCGATTCTCAAGCAACTGAAAGAAGGTGCCGATTTTGCCGCCGTTGCCCGGGCATCCTCCGAAGATGCCGATTCGGCCTCCAAGGGAGGGGATCTCGGCGTCCTCTCGCCCGGCAAGACCAATTCGAAGGAATTCGAGAAGGCGGCATTTGCTCTGAAAGCCGGAGAGACGAGTCCCGTGGTGGAGACCCCATTCGGCTACCACATCATCAGGGTTGACGAGCGGACCGACCAACGGACCGCCAGTTTCGACGAGGCGAAGGATTATATCCGAACAACCCTGAAGGGGCAGTTCGAGCAGAAAAAAGCCCGGGAGTTTCTCGACAAGCTGGCCAAGGAGGCGGGGCTGGAAGTGGTACAGCAGGCGCCGGCCGCCACCGGGGATAGCAAGCCGCAGAAGTAG
- a CDS encoding sensor histidine kinase, with translation MTQHTNPLHRSETTSRPGQNGERCVSFTRLIKDLAVVVLLMLVLAGLLTALLEPGYLFHLRYTLAIGVSILLISHLLMAWRRTSHLDWMTSGSAITMGTGLGILLGTLANGADQLLLFEKHPNLLVTILLVSLVFGPAISYYFYSRGVIAETMAALHQEELERISSEQRLTEANFRMLQAQIEPHFLFNTLSNILSLIRTRPDTAEQMLGNFTDYLRASLQQTRVDRISLQEELAIVRSYLDIMTVRMEKRLQYHIDVPPELDNVMVPPLLIQPLVENAVKHGIEPKAEGGVITVHAERESDMLILEVIDTGEGISPLSSMGVGMTNIRDRLQLLYQGRASLQVRVSDPQGVTVRLTILLDAGNAHD, from the coding sequence ATGACACAGCATACTAACCCATTGCACCGTTCGGAGACGACCAGCAGACCCGGGCAGAACGGGGAACGATGCGTCTCGTTCACCCGTCTGATCAAGGACCTTGCCGTGGTTGTGCTCTTGATGCTGGTCCTTGCGGGACTACTGACCGCCTTGCTGGAACCGGGCTACCTGTTTCACCTGCGGTATACCCTTGCCATTGGCGTCTCAATCCTGCTGATATCCCATCTGTTGATGGCATGGCGCCGCACGAGCCACCTGGACTGGATGACTTCCGGCAGCGCCATCACCATGGGAACCGGCCTGGGCATTCTTCTCGGAACTCTTGCCAATGGGGCCGACCAACTTCTTCTGTTTGAAAAACATCCCAACCTGTTGGTGACAATACTGCTGGTTTCACTCGTCTTTGGCCCGGCAATCTCCTACTATTTTTACTCGCGCGGGGTTATTGCCGAAACAATGGCTGCGCTTCATCAGGAAGAGCTTGAGCGCATCTCCTCCGAACAGCGGCTGACCGAGGCCAATTTCAGGATGCTGCAGGCGCAGATAGAACCGCATTTTCTATTCAATACCCTTTCTAACATTCTCAGCCTGATCCGCACCAGACCGGATACTGCGGAGCAGATGCTGGGCAATTTCACCGATTATCTGCGCGCATCCCTGCAGCAGACCCGGGTCGACAGGATCAGCCTTCAGGAAGAACTGGCAATAGTTCGATCTTACCTCGATATTATGACAGTACGGATGGAAAAACGACTGCAGTATCATATTGACGTACCGCCGGAATTGGATAACGTGATGGTGCCGCCACTGCTCATTCAGCCATTGGTGGAAAATGCCGTCAAACACGGCATAGAGCCGAAAGCTGAAGGTGGAGTAATCACCGTCCATGCGGAAAGGGAGAGCGACATGCTGATCCTGGAAGTCATCGACACCGGTGAGGGCATTTCTCCTTTAAGTTCCATGGGAGTGGGTATGACCAACATTCGTGATCGCTTGCAACTCCTTTACCAGGGGCGGGCGAGTTTACAGGTAAGGGTAAGCGACCCGCAAGGCGTGACCGTAAGGCTGACCATTCTCCTGGATGCCGGGAATGCCCATGATTAG
- a CDS encoding ABC transporter permease produces MKWLVFACKNVLRNRRRSLITVLIAAVGTAGVLVGGGFALFTYESLREMAARENGHLTLAHKSYFESDEDTPMQYGLADFTALKSRLEQDKRVRMALPRVQFSGLLSNGDKSSVFVGMGVDPAGEFYAKGPAMRVVSGSTLSRGQKTGAAPEIMLGTELARQMKAAPGAVLTLLSTTTSGSLNVLDVVVRGIMTVGVPEIDKRLIYVDVPTAQRLLVTDKVSTLSVYLHETAQTDEMRKEIAAMLPQYSVQTWRDQAFYYVAVRGLYNRIFGLLGAVIVVMVVFAVSNTLAMAVVERTREIGALRALGTLPSQIVRVFALEGLVLGAAGTALGMLAALSASIFFMLADVQMPPPPGRSVGYPLQINISPELYLLTTLVIIALSIAAAWFVSRKMAAKPIVEALTHV; encoded by the coding sequence ATGAAATGGCTTGTCTTTGCCTGCAAGAATGTGCTGCGGAATCGGCGCCGTTCACTCATCACCGTCCTGATCGCGGCGGTCGGCACAGCCGGCGTGCTGGTAGGGGGCGGTTTTGCCCTGTTCACCTACGAGTCGCTGCGGGAGATGGCGGCGCGGGAGAACGGCCATCTCACCTTGGCGCACAAGAGTTACTTCGAGAGCGACGAAGATACCCCCATGCAGTATGGCTTGGCAGACTTCACGGCACTGAAGAGCCGCCTGGAGCAGGACAAGCGGGTACGCATGGCGCTTCCCCGCGTGCAGTTCTCGGGACTCCTCAGCAACGGTGACAAATCCTCGGTCTTCGTCGGTATGGGCGTTGATCCTGCGGGTGAATTCTACGCCAAGGGGCCGGCGATGCGGGTCGTTTCCGGCAGCACCCTGAGCCGCGGGCAGAAAACCGGCGCGGCCCCGGAAATCATGCTCGGGACAGAGCTGGCCCGGCAGATGAAAGCGGCGCCGGGCGCGGTACTGACACTGCTGTCAACCACCACCTCGGGAAGCCTCAATGTGCTGGATGTGGTGGTTCGCGGAATAATGACCGTCGGCGTTCCGGAAATAGACAAACGGCTGATATACGTCGATGTTCCCACTGCGCAACGGCTGCTTGTTACAGACAAGGTGAGCACACTGTCGGTGTATCTCCATGAGACCGCGCAGACGGACGAGATGCGAAAAGAGATCGCAGCCATGCTGCCGCAGTACAGCGTGCAGACCTGGCGCGACCAGGCATTTTACTATGTTGCGGTGCGCGGCCTCTACAACCGGATTTTCGGCCTGCTGGGGGCCGTGATCGTCGTCATGGTGGTATTTGCGGTATCGAACACCCTGGCCATGGCCGTTGTGGAGCGGACACGGGAAATCGGCGCCCTGCGCGCCCTCGGGACCCTGCCATCGCAGATCGTGCGGGTCTTTGCCCTTGAGGGGCTGGTGCTCGGCGCAGCCGGCACAGCTCTCGGCATGCTGGCCGCCCTGTCCGCTTCCATCTTCTTCATGCTGGCCGATGTTCAGATGCCGCCGCCACCGGGCCGGTCGGTCGGCTATCCGTTGCAGATCAACATCTCGCCCGAACTCTATCTGCTGACCACGCTCGTCATCATCGCGCTCTCCATTGCCGCGGCGTGGTTCGTCAGCAGGAAAATGGCGGCCAAACCGATTGTGGAGGCACTGACCCATGTTTAA
- a CDS encoding FeoB-associated Cys-rich membrane protein has translation MTDVKGEWFGFTFSWLVAAIIVLVLFVIIYFYIRQKKEPPKIDKSAGDEGDD, from the coding sequence ATGACAGACGTCAAAGGGGAATGGTTTGGGTTTACATTCAGCTGGCTTGTTGCGGCGATTATCGTACTTGTTCTGTTTGTCATCATTTATTTCTACATCAGGCAAAAAAAGGAGCCACCGAAGATCGACAAAAGCGCTGGAGATGAGGGGGATGATTGA
- a CDS encoding ABC transporter ATP-binding protein translates to MISTINEQAACLLRLDGVSKSYWMGQAYVPAVRAVTLAVRSGEFAALMGPSGSSKSTLLNICGLVDRPDTGYVKLEGVEMGRLSPEELTMVRREKIGFVFQGFNLVPVMTTFENVEYPLFLANVPAKARQERVHEMLERVGLAELEQRRPDELSGGQRQRVAIARALVKVPKLVIADEPTANLDSVTANQIVEVMHDLGRLSGTTFLIATHDPRLTGLCDRVITMSDGVLL, encoded by the coding sequence ATGATCAGCACCATCAATGAACAGGCGGCCTGTCTGCTACGGCTTGACGGGGTGTCCAAGTCGTACTGGATGGGTCAGGCATACGTGCCGGCGGTGCGCGCGGTCACGTTGGCAGTCAGGTCAGGTGAATTTGCCGCACTCATGGGACCGTCCGGCAGCAGCAAGAGTACCCTGCTGAACATCTGCGGCCTGGTGGATCGCCCGGACACCGGCTATGTCAAGCTCGAAGGCGTGGAGATGGGGCGTCTCTCCCCGGAAGAATTGACCATGGTGCGCAGGGAAAAGATCGGCTTCGTCTTTCAGGGATTCAACCTGGTTCCGGTCATGACGACCTTTGAAAACGTGGAGTATCCGTTGTTTCTCGCCAATGTGCCTGCAAAGGCGCGACAGGAGCGGGTCCATGAGATGCTGGAACGGGTCGGTCTTGCCGAGCTGGAGCAGCGGCGCCCCGATGAGCTGTCCGGCGGCCAGCGGCAACGGGTGGCGATTGCCCGGGCGCTGGTCAAGGTGCCGAAGCTGGTGATCGCCGATGAACCGACCGCCAATCTGGATAGCGTCACTGCCAACCAGATTGTCGAAGTGATGCACGACCTGGGCCGCTTGAGCGGGACAACCTTTCTGATCGCGACGCACGATCCGCGCCTGACCGGACTGTGCGATCGAGTGATCACCATGAGCGACGGGGTGCTGCTATGA